A stretch of Acropora muricata isolate sample 2 chromosome 7, ASM3666990v1, whole genome shotgun sequence DNA encodes these proteins:
- the LOC136922699 gene encoding tetratricopeptide repeat protein 28-like, protein MSDRGGEGEVYGNLGNAYQSLGDYQKAIESHEKRLKIAKEVGDRAGEGRAYGSLGNAYYSLSDYQKAIEYLEKSLKLAKEIGDRAGEGRAYVTLGNAYYSLSDYQKAIEYHEKRLKIAKEIGDRAGEGGAYGNLGIAYYSLIDYRKAIEYHEKCLKIVKEIGDRGGEGRAYGNLGNAYYSLSDYQKAIEYQEKSLKIAEEIGNRAGEGQAYGNLGNAYDSLSDYQKAIEYLEKSLKLAKEIGDRAGEGRAYVTLGNAYYSLSDYQKAIEYHEKRLKIAKEIGDRSGEGGAYGNLGIAYYSLSDYRKAIEYHEKCLKIVKEIGDRGGEGRAYGNLGNAYYSLSDYQKAIEYQEKSLKIAEEIGNRAGEGQAYGNLGNAYDSLSDYQKAIECDEKRLKIAKEIGDRGGEVAAYGNLGITYTSLGDYQKAIEYLEKCLKIAKEIGDRAGEGLAYGSLGHVYDSLSDYQKAIEYNEKQLKIAKQIGDRGGEGQACGNLGNAYESLGNYQKAIEHHEKCLKIAKEISDRAGEGTAYGNLGNAYQSLCDYKKAIEYREKHLKIAKEIGDRAGQGTAYGNLGNTYQPLGDYQKAIESHEKFLKIAKEIGDRAKEGAAYGSLGTAYQSLGDYEKAINYHEKDLKIAKEIGNREGEGAAYGNLGNAYRSLGDYQKAIEYDKKYLKIAKEICDRAGEGVAYGNLGNDYQSLGDHQKGIKYHEKHLKIAKEIGDRRGKGIAYDKIGRGFFFLQQFENAADNFDGAVEAFNAVRSCLKSRDDWKINFRELHEATYTYLWKSLLRTEKLDEALFAAERGRAQALTDNLLIQYKLPTSLLAATIDFKETVSRLFTEVSSPTLFLAVGELTINIWLLSRGKKVIFRKGRLEVDIPEQNPVRSLLQSCLQEVGTHVRVRCEDRTLHELSRDCLSSRDVCKDAEKSSQSSNNPFKPFYDAIIGPIAEFLGPQDDELVIVPDGALCFTPWAAVTESIRIRTVPSLTSYQLILNVPEDHHKKTGALLVGNPCMKELEKPLDDLPCAQEEVEVIASILNLIPLIGTQATKAEVMRRMSSVGLIHIAAHGNELTGEIALSPNPGWTSKFPQEEDFILKMSDVQAANLRARLVVLSCCHSGRGRILKGEGVVGIARAFLAAGARSVLVALWAIDDEATMVFMKSFYQYLKKGETASAAVHQSIKSLRESKEFSEMRYWAPFQLIGDDVKIEFGVDDDVKK, encoded by the coding sequence atgagtgatcggggcggagaaggagaggtctatggaaacctcggtaaCGCTTAtcagtcactaggtgactatcaaaaagccattgagtctcatgaaaaacgtttaaaaattgcaaaagaagtcggtgatcgggctggagaaggacgagcctatggaagtctcggtaacgcttactaCTCGctaagtgactatcaaaaagccattgagtatcttgaaaaaagtttgaaacttgcaaaagaaatcggtgatcgagccggagaaggacgagcctatgtaACACTCGGTAACGCCTACTACTCACTAAGTGActaccaaaaagccattgagtatcatgaaaaacgtttgaaaattgcaaaagaaatcggtgatcgggccggagaaggaggagcctacggCAATCTCGGTATCGCCTACTACTCACTAattgactatcgaaaagccattgagtatcatgaaaaatgtttgaaaattgttaaagaaatcggtgatcggggcggagaaggacgagcctatggtaATCTCGGTAACGCCTACTACTCActaagtgactatcaaaaagccattgagtatcaagaaaaatctttgaaaattgcagaagaaatcggtaatcgggccggagaaggacaagcctatggaaatcttggtaacgCCTACGACTCActaagtgactatcaaaaagccattgagtatcttgaaaaaagtttgaaacttgcaaaagaaatcggtgatcgagccggagaaggacgagcctatgtaACACTCGGTAACGCCTACTACTCACTAAGTGActaccaaaaagccattgagtatcatgaaaaacgtttgaaaattgcaaaagaaatcggtgatcggtccggagaaggaggagcctacggCAATCTCGGTATCGCCTACTACTCActaagtgactatcgaaaagccattgagtatcatgaaaaatgtttgaaaattgttaaagaaatcggtgatcggggcggagaaggacgagcctatggtaATCTCGGTAACGCCTACTACTCActaagtgactatcaaaaagccattgagtatcaagaaaaatctttgaaaattgcagaagaaatcggtaatcgggccggagaaggacaagcctatggaaatcttggtaacgCCTAcgactcactgagtgactatcaaaaagccattgagtgtgatgaaaaacgtttaaaaattgcaaaggaaatcggtgatcggggcggagaagtagcggcctatggaaatctcggtatcaCTTACACGTCACTCGgggactatcaaaaagccattgagtatcttgaaaaatgcttgaaaattgcaaaagaaatcggtgatcgggccggagaaggcctagcctatggaagtcttggCCACGTCTACGACTCActaagtgactatcaaaaagccattgagtataatgaaaaacagttgaaaattgcaaaacaaatcggtgatcggggcggagaaggacaagcctgtggaaatctcggtaacgcttacgaGTCACTCGggaactatcaaaaagccattgagcatcatgaaaaatgtttgaaaattgcaaaagaaatcagtgatcgaGCCGgcgaaggaacagcctatggaaatcttggtaatgcttaccagtcactgtgtgactataaaaaagccattgagtatcgtgaaaaacatttgaaaattgcaaaagaaatcggtgatcgggccggacaaggaacagcctatggaaatcttggtaatacCTACCAaccactgggtgactatcaaaaagccattgagtctcatgaaaaatttttaaaaattgcaaaagaaatcggtgatcgggccaaagaaggagcagcctatggaagtctGGGTAccgcttaccagtcactaggtgactatgaAAAGGCCATTaactatcatgaaaaagatttgaaaattgcaaaagaaatcggtaatcgggagggagaaggagcagcctatggaaatctcggtaacgcttacagGTCACTCGgggactatcaaaaagccattgagtatgataaaaaatatttgaaaattgcaaaagaaatctgtgatcgggccggagaaggagtagcctatggaaatcttggtaatgatTACCAGTCTTTGGGTGACCATCAAAAAggcattaagtatcatgaaaaacatttgaaaattgcaaaggaaattggtGATCGAAGGGGAAAAGGAATTGCTTATGACAAAATTGGAAGAggattcttttttcttcaacagTTCGAAAACGCGGCAGATAATTTTGACGGCGCTGTAGAAGCCTTTAATGctgtgagatcttgcttgaaaTCTAGAGatgactggaaaataaactttcgtgagctGCATGAGGCGACGTACACTTACTTATGGAAGTCGTTGCTAAGAACCGAAAAATTggatgaggctttgtttgcaGCTGAGCGAGGACGAGCGCAGGCTTTGACGGAtaatttgctgattcaatataaactccctACATCCTTGTTAGCTGCCACAATTGACTTCAAAGAGACAGTATCTCGCCTTTTCACAGAGGTTTCTtcaccaactctttttctagcaGTTGGAGAACTTACGATCAACATCTGGCTTCTAAGcaggggaaagaaagttatattTCGGAAAGGGAGGCTGGAGGTTGATATACCAGAGCAAAATCCTGTACGCTCTTTACTGCAATCTTGTTTACAAGAAGTAGGAACTCACGTTAGagtaagatgtgaagatcgcacattacATGAACTCAGCCGTGACTGCCTGTCTAGCAGAGATGTGTGCAAAGACGCGGAAAAATCAAGTCAGTCTTCAAACAATCCTTTTAAGCCGTTTTATGATGCAATTATTGGTCCAATTGCTGAATTtcttggacctcaagacgacgagttggtcattgttcctgatggtgcgctgtgctttactcCGTGGGCCGCAGTTactgaatcgattaggattcgcactgttccatctctcacaagttatcaattgatatTAAATGTACCCGAAGaccatcacaagaagacaggggcgcttttggtcggaaatccatGCATGAAAGAGTTGGAAAAACCCTTagacgacttaccatgtgctcaagaggaggTAGAagtgattgcatcaattctcaacttGATACCTCTAATCGGGACACaagcaacaaaagctgaagtcatgagacggatgtcgtcagttggtttaattcatattgctgcccacggaaacgagctaactggagaaattgctttgtctccaaaccctggatggacttcaAAGTTCCCCCAAGAAGAGGATTTCATTCTAAAAATGTCTGATGTACAGgctgccaatcttcgagctcgtcttgtggtgttaagttgctgtcacagtggacgaggcagaatcttgaaaggcgagggtgtggtcggtatcgcacgtgccttcttggcagctggtgctcgttctgtgttggtggccttgtgggcaatagatgacgaagctaccatggtgttcatgaaaagtttctatcaaTACCTGAAGAAAGGAGAAACtgccagtgctgctgttcaccaatcgaTAAAATCCCTCCGAGAATCGAaggagttttctgagatgaggtactgggctccattccaacttatcggagatgacgtgaagATTGAGTTCGGGGtggatgatgacgtcaaaaagTGA
- the LOC136923251 gene encoding tetratricopeptide repeat protein 28-like, whose protein sequence is MADQEGSEGVHVSHGRDLQSLSENQKALKYQEKRLKFAIQTGDRAGEERAYEYLGNAYQSLCDYRKAIECHEKWLKIAIDIGDPPGEGRAYENLGIAYQSLCDYRKAIEYHEKRLKIAIKIGDRAAEGRGYGNLDIAYQSLGDHRKAVEYHEKHLKLTIEIGDRGGEGSAYGNLGNAYCLKGDYRKSIEYLEKNLKIAKEIGNRAAEGIAYGNLGNVYQLLGDYRKAIEYNQTHLKIALEIGDRAGEGRCYGSLGNAWTTLGNYRKAIKHHEKHLKLAIEIGDRAGEGAAHGDLGNAYQSLADYQKAIENHQRHLKIATEIGDRAGEGIAYGNLGRAYNSLSDYRKAIEYHGKHLKIAIETFDRAGEGVAYGSLANAYQSLGEYQKAITYSKKHLKITREIGDEAGEGRAYGNIGITYDYLGEHEKAIEYLRKQLKIALETGDREGEGRGYGNLGNAYHSMGDYRKAIELNEKALRITKEIGDLAGEGGAYGNLGNAYQSLDDYRKAIVYHEKNLKIAMKIGDRHGEGSANGNLGNAYYSQCDYRKAIDYYEILLKIAIEIGDRNAEGRAYGNLGNAYKSLGDYRKGIEFHETHLKFAIEIGDRAGEGATYGNLGIAYQSLGDHRKGIEYHEKHLKLAKEIGDRREEGRAYGNLGVAYHSLGDYRKSIQYHENQLKIAKEIDNRSGEGRAYGGLGTAYNSLGDYQKAIEYLDKDLKIAIEIGDLSGEGGAYGSLGNAYHSLADYRKAIDYHEKHLSIAIEIGDRAGEGGAFGSLGNAYKSLGDCRKGIQYHEKYENIAIEIGDRAGEGRAYGYLGNDYMSLGDYRKAIEYHEKHLKIALEIGGRDGEGVAYGSLGNAYQLIGDFKKATKYLKKLLKLAREIGNREGEGKAHGSLGSALYLEGDYQGSIEHLEQFLKIAIEIGDRAGEGTAYGNLGNAYQSLGDYLKAFEYHETQLKIAIEIGDRALEGRAHGCLGNAFASLGHYGKSIEYLEKQLKIAKEIGDRAGEGMAYSIIGNVYFSLEQFEVAVDNFVDAVDTLNSLRSLLKSEDTWKINFRERHQASYTALWRSLLRIGKVDEALLAAEQGRAQSLSDNLLIQYKLPASLSAVIIDNKATTFLLCTESSTPIVFLAIEGLMINIWFLSRRNKIVFRQGRLEDDSTEKDPIHVLLQSSLEKMRTEDTVRCEDRTFREHDLEYPFSIEVQGKGLKNQSLRPSNNPFKPFFEAIIDPIIDLLGFQDDELVIVPDGALCLTPWPAVIESIRIRTVPSLTSYQLILSVPEGHHMKKGALLVGNPCLSQLRKPLDDLPCAQREVEMVASILNTVPLIGRQATKVEVMKRMSTVGLIHIAAHGNKVTGEIALSPNPGWTSQFPQEEDFILKMSDVQAANLRARLVVLSCCHSGRGRILRGEGVVGIARAFLAAGARSVLVALWAIDDEATMVFMKTFYQHLKEGKTASVAVSRSIKSLRESEKFSEMRYWAPFQLIGDDVKIEFEADDVKKRKK, encoded by the coding sequence ATGGCTGACCAAGAGGGAAGCGAAGGAGTCCATGTGAGTCACGGAAGAGATTTACAGTCACTAAGCGAAAATCAAAAAGCTCTTaagtatcaagaaaaacgattgaaatttgcaatacaaacaggtgatcgggccggagaggaAAGAGCCTATGAatatctcggtaatgcttaccagtcactatgtgactatcgaaaagctattgaatGTCATGAAAAGtggttgaaaattgcaatagataTCGGCGATCCAcctggagaaggaagagcctatgaaaatctcggtattgcttaccagtcactatgTGACTAccgaaaagctattgaatatcatgaaaaacggctgaaaattgcaataaaaatcggtgatcgggccgcagAAGGAAgaggttatggaaatctcgaTATTGCTTACCAGTCTCTTGGTGACCATCGAAAAgccgttgagtatcatgaaaaacatttgaaactcacaatagaaattggtgatcgaggcggagaaggaagcgcctatggaaatcttggtaatgcttactgcTTAAAGGGTGACTaccgaaaatccattgagtaccttgaaaaaaatttgaaaattgcaaaagaaatcggaaATCGAGCTGCAGAAGgaatagcctatggaaatctcggtaatgtttacCAGTTGCTGGGTGACTATCGCAAAGCGATTGAGTATAATCaaacacatttgaaaattgcactagaaatcGGTGACCGAGCGGGAGAAGGAAGAtgctatggaagtctcggtaatgcttggaccacactgggtaactatcgaaaagcgattaagcatcatgaaaaacatttgaaacttgcaatagaaattggtgatagggctggagaaggagcagcccaTGGagatctcggtaatgcttaccaatcactggccgactatcaaaaggccattgagaaTCATCAAAggcatttaaaaattgcaacggaaatcggtgatcgggctggagaaggaatagcctatggaaatctcggcagaGCATACaactcactgagtgactatcgaaaagccattgagtaccatggaaaacatttaaaaattgcaattgaaacctttgatcgggccggagaaggagtagcctatggaagtctcgctAATGCTTATCAGTCGCTGGGTgagtatcaaaaagccattacgTATagcaaaaaacatttaaaaatcaCTAGAGAAATCGGTGATGaagccggagaaggaagagcctatggaaacaTTGGTATTACTTACGACTATCTAGGAGAAcatgaaaaagccattgagtatcttcgaaaacaattaaaaattgcactagaaacCGGTGATCGGGAAGGAGAAGGaagaggctatggaaatcttggtaatgcttaccactctaTGGGAgactatcgaaaggccattgaACTTAATGAAAAAGCCTTGAGAATaacaaaagaaatcggtgatctggccggagaaggaggagcctatggaaacctcggcaatgcttaccagtcactcgatgactatcgaaaagccattgtgtatcatgaaaaaaatttgaaaattgcaatgaaaatagGTGATCGACACGGAGAAGGAAGCgccaatggaaatctcggtaatgcttattaCTCACAgtgtgactatcgaaaagccattgattactatgaaattttgttgaaaattgctattgaaatcggtgatcggaacgcagaaggaagagcctatggaaatcttggtaatgcgtACAAGTCACTGGGCGACTATCGAAAAGGGATTGAGTTCCATGAAACACACTTAAAgtttgcaatagaaatcggtgatcgggccggagaaggagcaacctatggaaatcttggtattgcttaccagtcactgggtgaccacAGAAAAGggattgagtatcacgaaaaacatttaaaacttgcaaaagaaatcggcgatCGGCGCGAAGAAGGAAGAgcatatggaaatctcggtgttgcttaccattcactgggtgactatcgaaaatccattcagtatcatgaaaatcaattaaaaattgcaaaagaaatagaTAATCGGAGTGGAGAAGGGCGGGCATACGGAggtctcggtactgcttacaattcactgggtgactatcaaaaagccattgagtaccttgacaaagatttgaaaattgcaatagaaataggAGATCtgtccggagaaggaggagcctacggaagtctcggtaatgcttaccactcactggctgactatcgaaaagccattgattaccatgaaaaacatttgagtattgcgatagaaatcggtgatcgggccggagaaggaggagcctttGGAAGTCTCGGAAacgcttacaagtcactgggtgactgtcGTAAAGGAattcagtatcatgaaaaatatgagaacattgcaatagaaatcggtgatcgagctgGAGAGGGAAGAGCCTATGGATATCTTGGTAATGATTACatgtcactaggtgactatcgaaaagccattgagtatcatgaaaaacatttgaaaattgcgttAGAAATCGGTGgtcgggacggagaaggagtagcctatggaagtctcggtaatgcttaccagttaaTAGGTGACTTTAAAAAAGCAACTAAGTATCTTAAAAAGCTCTTGAAActtgcaagagaaattggtaATCGGGAAGGAGAAGGGAAAGCCCATGGAAGTCTCGGTAGTGCTCTCTACTTAGAGGGTGACTACCAAGGATCCATCGAGCACCTTGAAcagtttttgaaaattgcaatcgAAATCGGTGACCGGGcgggagaaggaacagcctatggaaatctcggtaatgcttaccagtcactgggtgactatctaAAAGCAtttgagtatcatgaaacacaattgaaaattgcaatagaaatcggtgatcgggccttAGAAGGAAGAGCGCATGGATGTCTCGGTAATGCATTCGCCTCACTGGGTCACTATGGAAAATCTAttgagtaccttgaaaaacagctgaaaattgccaaagaaatcggtgatcgggcaggagaaggaaTGGCTTATAGCATTATTGGAAACGTATACTTTTCTCTTGAACAATTCGAAGTCGCGGTGGATAATTTTGTTGATGCGGTGGATACTCTCAATTCCTTACGATCTCTTTTGAAGTCTGAAGATacttggaaaataaactttcgtgagcGGCACCAGGCGAGCTACACTGCCTTATGGAGGTCGTTACTTAGAATTGGAAAGGTCGATGAGGCTTTGCTTGCTGCTGAACAAGGACGGGCGCAGTCTTTGTCTGACAATTTATTGATTCAATACAAACTACCTGCATCCTTATCAGCTGTCATAATTGACAACAAAGCGACAACATTTCTCCTCTGCACAGAGTCCTCTACACCAATTGtttttctagcaattgaaggACTTATGATCAACATTTGGTTTCTAAGCAGGAGAAACAAAATTGTATTTCGACAAGGGAGACTAGAGGATGATAGCACAGAGAAAGATCCCATACATGTCTTACTGCAATCATCCCTAGAAAAAATGAGAACTGAAGATACagtaagatgtgaagatcgcacatttcgtgaacatgaccttgaatacCCGTTTAGCATAGAAGTGCAGGGCAAAGGACTTAAAAATCAATCACTGCGTCCTTCAAACAATCCTTTTAAGCCATTTTTTGAGGCAATTATTGATCCAATTATTGACCTGCTTGGATttcaagacgacgagttggtcattgttcctgatggtgcacTGTGCCTTACTCCATGGcccgcagttattgaatcgattaggattcgcactgttccatctcttacaagttatcagTTGATCTTAAGTGTACCAGAAGGCCATCACATGAAGAAAGGAGCGCTTTTAGTCGGAAATCCCTGCCTAAGCCAGCTGAGGAAACCTTTAGATGACTTGCCATGTGCTCAAAGGGAAGTAGAAATggttgcatcaattctcaacacgGTACCCCTCATCGGGAGACAAGCAACAAAAGttgaagtgatgaaacggatgtcaacagttggtttaattcatattgctgcgcACGGAAATAAGgtcactggagaaattgccttatcTCCAAACCCCGGATGGACTTCACAATTCCCTCAGGAAgaggatttcattttaaaaatgtccgatgtacaggctgccaatcttcgagctcgccTTGTGGTGCTAAGTTGCTGCCACAGTGGAAGAGGCAGAATCCTGAGGGGTGAGGGAGTGGTCGGTATTGCACGTGCCTTCTtagcagctggtgctcgttctgtgttggtggccctgtgggcaatagatgacgaagctactaTGGTGTTTATGAAAactttctaccaacacctgaaggaaggaaaaaccgccagtgttgCTGTCTCCCGATCGATAAAATCCCTTCGCGAATCTGAaaagttttctgagatgagatactgggctccattccaacttataggagatgacgtcaagattgaattcgaggcagaTGATGTCAAAAAACGCAAGAAATGA